The following are encoded in a window of Panicum virgatum strain AP13 chromosome 5N, P.virgatum_v5, whole genome shotgun sequence genomic DNA:
- the LOC120676537 gene encoding uncharacterized protein LOC120676537, giving the protein MKFRVVCRKLYDYVRYDLKEIAFPSSLPDPPHIKKRPKLTWHDRWCIFKEATRLYGASWVRDIGPDLRPNDYKKAAEDDEEEQSNGRPGSGNGKKGKSSEPSVLEDLAVAARGGAETLKPALKRIYMARASTYTDAMKNFVETYQEGLKDQLQEKAADGDGGRQQPQQGDEATTKWPPPPPSS; this is encoded by the coding sequence ATGAAGTTCAGAGTTGTCTGCAGGAAGCTGTACGACTACGTGCGCTACGACCTCAAGGAGATCGCCTTCCCGTCATCGCTGCCGGACCCTCCTCACATCAAGAAGCGGCCTAAGCTCACGTGGCACGACCGCTGGTGCATCTTCAAGGAGGCCACCCGGCTGTACGGCGCGTCCTGGGTCAGGGACATTGGCCCCGACCTCAGGCCCAACGACTACAAGAAGGCGGCAGAAGATGACGAGGAGGAGCAGTCCAATGGCAGGCCCGGCTCTGGCAATGGCAAGAAGGGGAAGAGCAGCGAGCCCAGCGTGCTGGAGGACCTCGCAgtggcggcgaggggcggcgcggagaCGCTGAAGCCCGCGCTGAAGCGCATTTACATGGCCCGCGCCTCCACGTACACGGACGCGATGAAGAATTTCGTGGAGACGTATCAGGAGGGGCTCAAGGACCAGCTGCAGGAGAAGGCTGCTGATGGGGATGGTGGCCGTCAGCAACCGCAGCAGGGCGATGAGGCAACAACGAAatggccaccgccaccaccttcGTCATGA
- the LOC120676506 gene encoding NAC domain-containing protein 2-like: MAIDLGLAPAPASSSSGGRRGMPSPCTALPPGFRFHPTDEELILHYLRKRAAAAPCPAPVIAEVDIYKFDPWDLPARAIFGEAEWYFFSPRDRKYPNGVRPNRAAGSGYWKATGTDKPITLSSGAGAAAAPDSSESRAMIGVKKALVFYKGRPPKGLKTSWIMHEYRLAEALAAANTYRPMRFKNSSMRLDDWVLCRIYKKTTPQLYCGSPPHDEPSMDGGLDLGRRQQDGSSASAGDIVATYDAPAGGLPRPASISDYLVDYNYSPVSELLESMPAPETAAQLGIMDPGRLFYAANHSEGAASSLAAQQQMSSHKRRFMEDYSNSDLNMLHASSSKRVMSDRASMAANHAFSSVFEPGQTSLPDRMTE; the protein is encoded by the exons ATGGCAATTGATCTTGGTctggctccggcgccggcgtcgtcgtcgtccggggGGCGCCGCGGCATGCCGAGCCCGTGCACGGCGCTCCCGCCGGGGTTCCGGTTCCACCCGACGGACGAGGAGCTCATCCTCCACTACCTCCgcaagcgcgccgccgccgcgccgtgcccGGCCCCCGTCATCGCCGAGGTCGACATCTACAAGTTCGACCCGTGGGACCTGCCAG CCAGGGCGATTTTCGGGGAGGCCGAGTGGTACTTCTTCAGCCCGAGGGACCGCAAGTACCCCAACGGCGTGCGCCCCAAccgcgccgccggatccgggTACTGGAAGGCCACCGGCACCGACAAGCCCATCACGCTCTCCTccggcgctggcgccgccgcggcgcccgacTCGTCCGAGAGCCGCGCCATGATCGGCGTCAAGAAGGCGCTCGTCTTCTACAAGGGCCGCCCGCCCAAGGGCTTGAAGACGAGCTGGATCATGCACGAGTACCGCCTCGCcgaggcgctcgccgccgccaacaCCTACAGGCCCATGAGGTTCAAGAACTCGTCCATGAGG CTGGATGACTGGGTGCTGTGCCGGATCTACAAGAAGACCACGCCGCAGCTGTACTGCGGCTCTCCGCCGCACGACGAGCCGTCCATGGACGGCGGCCTCGACCTcggccggcggcagcaggaCGGCTCGTCGGCCTCCGCCGGCGACATCGTCGCCACGTACGACGCGCCTGCCGGGGGCCTTCCGCGCCCGGCCTCCATCTCGGACTACCTCGTGGACTACAACTACTCGCCCGTGTCCGAGCTGCTCGAGAGCATGCCGGCGCcggagacggcggcgcagctcgGCATCATGGACCCAGGCAGGTTGTTCTACGCCGCTAATCACAGCGAGGGAGCAGCTAGCAGCTtggcggcgcagcagcagaTGAGCTCGCACAAGAGGCGATTCATGGAGGATTACTCCAACAGTGACTTGAACATGCTCCACGCGTCGTCCAGCAAGAGGGTGATGAGCGATCGGGCATCCATGGCTGCCAACCACGCCTTCTCCTCCGTGTTTGAGCCGGGCCAGACTTCTCTGCCGGACAGAATGACAGAATGA